A genomic stretch from Spongiibacter nanhainus includes:
- a CDS encoding GAK system CofD-like protein — protein MAQIRVSRSADIPDPLRISRYHKNPELGPRILFFSGGSALNTLCKTLKNYTHNSIHLVTAFDSGGSSAELRRAFAMPSIGDLRSRLMALADETVLGHPEIYELFHYRLPSKASQAELRSELEKMARGKSRRVAEIANPMRRLICNLLGYFIDAMPEDFDLRGASIGNLILTGGYLNNHRELDPIIFLFSKLINVQGTVRAIVDENLHLAAELEDGSRLIGQHRLTGKEQPPLTSAVETMVLSSELESWQETTTALRKKNRKLIAAAELICYPPGSFYSSLLANLMPAGVGKAIADNHNPKIYIPNLGYDPEQIGMDLALSIDRLLALLRRDCGETVATDQLLNFILLDSRNGEYPSDLSLDHIRRLGIEIIDTKLVSKRSAPYYDNELLVSALMSLV, from the coding sequence ATGGCCCAGATTCGCGTCAGTCGCAGTGCCGATATTCCCGATCCACTGCGCATCAGCCGCTACCATAAAAACCCGGAGTTAGGGCCGAGAATCCTGTTCTTTAGCGGTGGCTCGGCCTTAAACACGCTGTGTAAAACCCTCAAGAATTACACTCACAATTCCATTCACTTGGTGACTGCTTTTGACTCCGGGGGCAGTTCAGCGGAGTTGCGGCGGGCCTTTGCCATGCCCTCCATCGGTGACTTACGCAGCCGGCTGATGGCACTGGCCGACGAGACCGTGCTGGGGCATCCGGAAATTTACGAGCTGTTTCACTACCGCCTGCCCAGCAAAGCCAGTCAGGCCGAGTTGAGGAGCGAGCTGGAGAAAATGGCCCGGGGAAAATCTCGTCGCGTTGCTGAGATCGCCAACCCCATGCGCCGCTTGATTTGTAATCTGCTGGGCTATTTTATCGACGCCATGCCCGAGGATTTCGATCTGCGCGGCGCCAGTATCGGCAACCTGATTTTGACCGGGGGCTATCTTAACAACCACCGGGAGCTGGACCCGATCATCTTTCTGTTTTCCAAACTGATCAATGTGCAGGGCACGGTGCGGGCAATCGTCGACGAGAACCTGCACTTGGCGGCGGAGTTAGAAGACGGCAGCCGTTTGATCGGCCAGCATCGCCTTACTGGCAAAGAACAGCCGCCATTGACCTCGGCGGTGGAGACCATGGTGTTGTCCAGTGAGTTGGAATCCTGGCAAGAAACCACCACGGCGCTGCGCAAGAAAAATCGCAAACTCATTGCCGCTGCCGAGTTGATTTGCTATCCGCCCGGTAGCTTTTATTCTAGCCTGCTGGCCAACCTGATGCCGGCGGGGGTGGGCAAGGCCATAGCAGACAATCACAACCCCAAAATCTACATTCCCAACCTCGGTTATGATCCCGAGCAAATCGGGATGGACCTGGCGCTGTCGATAGATCGGCTGTTGGCACTGTTGCGGCGAGACTGTGGCGAGACTGTCGCGACTGACCAGTTGTTAAATTTTATTCTGCTGGATAGCCGCAATGGCGAATACCCCAGCGACCTGTCACTGGATCATATTCGCCGGCTGGGTATTGAAATCATAGACACCAAGCTAGTCAGTAAACGCAGCGCGCCCTATTACGACAATGAGTTACTGGTATCGGCGCTGATGTCATTGGTGTGA
- a CDS encoding slipin family protein: MILSFWSFLIGLAVLFLFAAIKILPEYERGVVFTLGRYTGVKGPGLIILIPVIQKLVRVDLRVIVMDVPTQDVISKDNVSVKVNAVVYFRVVEPDKAIIQVEQFYDAVSQLAQTTLRSVLGQHELDDMLGERDKLNSDIQTILDKQTDAWGVKVNNVEIKHVDLDESMIRAIARQAEAERSRRAKVIHAEGEKQASVKLREAAEELSQQPQAIQLRYMQTLIDIAGDNNSTIVFPLPLDMIESLLKSAQNKQDGTS; the protein is encoded by the coding sequence TGATTCTCAGCTTCTGGAGTTTTCTCATCGGCTTGGCGGTCCTGTTCCTATTTGCCGCCATTAAAATTCTACCCGAGTACGAGCGGGGCGTAGTGTTTACTCTGGGGCGCTACACCGGCGTTAAGGGCCCCGGCCTGATCATTCTGATCCCGGTAATCCAAAAACTGGTCCGCGTGGATTTACGGGTCATCGTTATGGACGTCCCCACCCAGGACGTGATCTCCAAGGACAACGTCTCAGTCAAAGTCAATGCAGTGGTGTACTTTCGGGTGGTGGAACCGGACAAGGCCATCATTCAGGTGGAACAGTTTTACGACGCCGTCAGCCAGTTGGCCCAGACCACCCTGCGCTCGGTACTGGGCCAGCACGAGCTGGACGATATGCTGGGGGAACGAGACAAGCTCAACAGCGACATCCAGACCATTCTCGATAAACAAACCGATGCCTGGGGCGTCAAGGTCAACAATGTGGAAATTAAACACGTCGACCTGGACGAGAGCATGATTCGGGCCATTGCCCGGCAGGCCGAAGCCGAACGCTCCCGGCGCGCCAAGGTGATCCACGCCGAAGGGGAAAAACAGGCCTCGGTAAAATTGCGGGAAGCTGCCGAGGAATTGTCTCAGCAACCCCAAGCAATTCAGCTGCGCTATATGCAGACTCTGATCGACATCGCCGGCGATAACAACTCCACCATTGTCTTCCCGCTGCCGCTGGATATGATTGAGTCACTGCTCAAATCGGCGCAGAACAAACAAGACGGCACGTCTTAG
- a CDS encoding TIGR00266 family protein, with product MRCHEVDYDILGSEMQLVEVELDPGETVIAEAGAMTYMEEGINFQAKMGDGSDPDQGMFGKLFSAGKRMFTGESVFTTHFTNEGQGKKRVAFAAPYPGNIVALNMAALGEKIICQKDAFLCAALGTKVDISFNKRLGSGFFGGEGFILQSLEGDGMAFIQAGGTVVEKKLNGETLRVDTGCLVGFTEGIDYDIQRAGGLKSMVFGGEGLFLASLKGHGTVWLQSLPFSRMADRIIAHAPSSGGDDKGEGSVLGGLGRFLDGDNR from the coding sequence ATGCGTTGTCACGAGGTGGACTACGACATTCTCGGTTCGGAAATGCAGCTGGTGGAAGTGGAGCTGGACCCGGGTGAGACGGTAATTGCTGAAGCGGGGGCAATGACCTACATGGAAGAGGGCATCAATTTTCAGGCCAAAATGGGTGACGGTTCTGATCCCGATCAGGGCATGTTTGGCAAGCTGTTTTCAGCAGGTAAGCGCATGTTTACCGGCGAGTCGGTGTTCACCACCCACTTTACCAACGAGGGCCAGGGCAAAAAACGGGTAGCCTTTGCGGCGCCCTATCCCGGCAATATCGTGGCGCTGAACATGGCGGCATTGGGCGAAAAAATTATCTGCCAGAAGGATGCCTTTCTCTGCGCGGCGCTGGGAACTAAGGTGGATATCAGCTTTAACAAGCGCCTAGGCAGCGGCTTCTTTGGTGGTGAGGGCTTTATTCTTCAATCGCTGGAAGGCGACGGCATGGCCTTCATACAGGCCGGTGGCACGGTGGTGGAGAAGAAACTCAACGGTGAAACCCTGCGGGTGGATACCGGCTGCCTGGTGGGCTTTACCGAAGGTATCGACTACGACATTCAGCGCGCCGGCGGTTTGAAGTCCATGGTGTTTGGCGGTGAGGGCTTGTTTTTGGCCTCACTGAAAGGCCATGGCACGGTGTGGCTACAGAGCTTGCCGTTTTCCCGCATGGCCGATCGCATTATTGCCCACGCGCCGTCTTCCGGTGGCGATGACAAAGGTGAGGGTTCAGTGCTGGGTGGCCTGGGGCGCTTCCTCGACGGGGACAACCGCTAG